In Tachysurus vachellii isolate PV-2020 chromosome 1, HZAU_Pvac_v1, whole genome shotgun sequence, a genomic segment contains:
- the plpp2a gene encoding phospholipid phosphatase 2, which translates to MMDLKKRKIFILVDVLCVIIAGLPFIIMTIMHAPYIRGVYCDDESIRYPYRADTISHAMMAAVTITCTIIIIITGEAYLIYSKRLYSNSDFNQYAAALYKVVGTFLFGACVSQSLTEMAKYTIGRPRPNFMAVCAPTVCKGYMLEINCTGKASNVTESRLSFYSGHSSFGMYCMLFLALYVQARMAFKWARLLRPTIQFFLVAFAIYVGYTRVSDYKHHWSDVLVGLLQGALIAVLNVRYVSDFFKERLPRQRHPRVMEGDELECKPSLQIAKQERNHNCISGTE; encoded by the exons CGGGGCTGCCGTTCATCATCATGACTATCATGCACGCCCCGTACATTCGAGGTGTGTACTGCGACGACGAGAGCATTCGTTACCCTTACAGGGCCGACACCATCTCGCACGCCATGATGGCTGCCGTCACCATCACCTGCACCATCATCATT ATTATCACAGGAGAAGCTTACCTGATCTACAGCAAGCGCCTCTACTCCAACTCAGACTTTAACCAGTACGCTGCAGCGCTCTACAAAGTCGTGGGAACTTTCCTGTTCGGAGCTTGTGTGAGCCAGTCTCTTACAGAAATGGCGAAATACACCATCGGACGTCCGCGGCCCAACTTCATGGCCGTTTGCGCGCCGACCGTGTGCAAGGGCTACATGCTCGAAATTAACTGCACGGGAAAAGCAAGCAACGTCACAGAATCCAG GTTGTCCTTCTACTCTGGCCACTCGTCTTTCGGGATGTACTGCATGCTGTTTTTGGCG ttATACGTGCAGGCACGAATGGCCTTCAAATGGGCACGTCTTCTCCGACCCACAATCCAGTTCTTTTTGGTTGCGTTTGCGATTTACGTCGGATACACGCGGGTGTCCGATTACAAACACCACTGGAGCGACGTGCTCGTGGGTCTCCTGCAGGGGGCGCTCATCGCAGTACTCAAC GTTCGATACGTCTCGGATTTTTTTAAGGAACGTCTTCCGCGCCAACGGCACCCCAGGGTGATGGAGGGCGACGAATTGGAGTGCAAACCGAGCCTGCAGATAGCCAAGCAAGAGAGGAATCACAACTGCATTTCTGGGACTGAGTAA